The Hymenobacter oligotrophus genome has a window encoding:
- the hisF gene encoding imidazole glycerol phosphate synthase subunit HisF, which yields MLTKRIIPCLDVKDGRTVKGIRFEGLRDAGDPVALASQYAKQGADELVFLDITATNQKRQTLVALVRDVARELDIPFTVGGGIGAVADVEALLLNGADKVSINSAALQRPELIDELARRFGSQCIVVAVDARHTPEAGWQVYTRAGTVATGLDAVAWCREAAERGAGELLLTSMSHDGTKDGFALDVTGAVCQAVSVPVIASGGAGKMEHFTDVFQQAQADAGLAASIFHFGEIGIPDLKQHLRAAGLPVRL from the coding sequence ATGCTGACCAAACGCATCATTCCGTGCCTCGATGTAAAGGACGGCCGCACCGTGAAGGGCATCCGTTTCGAGGGTTTGCGCGACGCCGGCGACCCGGTAGCCCTGGCGTCGCAATACGCGAAGCAGGGCGCCGACGAGCTGGTGTTCCTCGATATAACCGCCACCAACCAGAAGCGGCAAACGCTGGTGGCCCTGGTGCGCGACGTAGCCCGCGAGCTGGACATCCCGTTCACCGTAGGCGGCGGCATTGGCGCCGTGGCCGATGTGGAAGCGCTGTTGCTCAACGGGGCCGATAAAGTTTCGATTAACTCGGCCGCCTTGCAGCGCCCCGAGCTGATTGATGAGCTGGCCCGCCGCTTCGGTTCGCAGTGCATTGTGGTGGCCGTGGATGCCCGCCACACGCCCGAAGCCGGGTGGCAGGTGTATACCCGCGCCGGTACCGTAGCTACGGGCCTCGATGCCGTGGCGTGGTGCCGCGAAGCCGCCGAGCGCGGGGCCGGCGAGCTGCTGCTTACCTCCATGAGCCACGACGGCACCAAGGATGGTTTTGCGCTGGATGTAACCGGTGCCGTGTGCCAGGCCGTGAGCGTACCCGTAATTGCCTCGGGCGGGGCGGGCAAAATGGAGCACTTTACCGACGTGTTTCAGCAAGCCCAGGCTGATGCTGGCTTGGCGGCCAGCATCTTCCACTTCGGCGAAATCGGCATTCCTGATTTAAAGCAGCACTTGCGGGCCGCCGGCCTGCCGGTAAGATTATGA
- the hisA gene encoding 1-(5-phosphoribosyl)-5-[(5-phosphoribosylamino)methylideneamino]imidazole-4-carboxamide isomerase — MEIIPAIDLIGGQCVRLTEGDFAQQTTYDSDPLAVAQRFEQHGMRRLHLVDLDGARAKRPVNLPVLERIARHTNLIIDFGGGLQQEEAVRQAFDAGAAQITAGSIAVREPDTVQAWLRSFGAERIIVGADFRDNHISINAWAEQSERTLAEFVAAYLGAGAATFVCTDVSKDGKLQGPSLGAYKALRAELPQAQLVASGGVTTIADVEALAEVGMYGAIIGKAIYEGTIRLEDLSRFVA; from the coding sequence ATGGAAATCATTCCCGCCATCGACCTCATCGGTGGCCAATGCGTACGCCTCACCGAGGGCGACTTTGCGCAGCAAACCACGTACGACTCCGACCCGTTGGCCGTAGCTCAGCGTTTCGAGCAGCACGGCATGCGCCGCCTGCACCTCGTCGACCTTGATGGCGCCCGCGCTAAGCGGCCCGTAAACCTGCCCGTGCTCGAGCGCATTGCCCGCCACACCAACCTGATCATCGACTTTGGGGGCGGCTTGCAGCAAGAGGAAGCCGTACGGCAAGCCTTCGATGCCGGCGCGGCGCAAATCACGGCGGGCAGCATTGCCGTGCGCGAGCCCGACACCGTGCAGGCTTGGCTGCGCAGCTTCGGGGCCGAGCGCATCATCGTCGGTGCCGACTTCCGCGACAACCACATTTCCATCAACGCCTGGGCCGAGCAATCGGAGCGGACCCTGGCCGAGTTTGTGGCCGCGTACCTAGGCGCCGGCGCCGCCACCTTTGTGTGCACCGACGTCAGCAAGGATGGCAAGCTGCAAGGCCCGTCCCTTGGTGCTTACAAAGCCTTACGCGCCGAACTGCCGCAAGCGCAGCTGGTAGCCAGCGGTGGCGTAACCACCATTGCCGATGTGGAGGCCCTGGCCGAAGTAGGCATGTACGGCGCCATCATCGGCAAGGCTATATACGAGGGCACCATTCGGCTCGAAGACCTCAGCCGGTTCGTAGCCTAG
- the hisH gene encoding imidazole glycerol phosphate synthase subunit HisH, whose amino-acid sequence MEIAVIDYKGGNVQSVLFALERLGVQATLTADHDVIRRADKILFPGEGEAASAMHELRAQGLDKLLPTLEQPFLGICLGMQLLGQHSEEGDTQLLGILPFEVKRFAPDAQHKVPHMGWNNLQRLRTPLFEGLREEDFVYFVHSYYAPVGEYTIAEAVYPAPFSAAVQHRNFYAVQFHTEKSGPVGTRILQNFLAL is encoded by the coding sequence ATGGAAATAGCAGTAATTGACTACAAAGGCGGCAATGTTCAGTCGGTGTTGTTTGCCTTGGAGCGCCTAGGCGTACAAGCAACCCTGACCGCTGATCATGACGTCATCCGACGGGCCGACAAGATCTTGTTTCCGGGGGAAGGCGAGGCAGCTTCGGCCATGCACGAGCTCCGCGCCCAAGGCCTCGACAAACTCTTGCCTACGCTCGAGCAGCCATTCCTGGGTATATGCCTGGGGATGCAGTTGCTGGGGCAGCACAGCGAAGAAGGCGACACGCAGCTACTCGGCATTTTGCCCTTTGAGGTAAAGCGCTTCGCACCCGATGCCCAGCACAAAGTGCCGCACATGGGCTGGAACAACCTGCAACGGCTGCGCACGCCGTTGTTCGAAGGCTTGCGCGAGGAAGACTTCGTGTATTTCGTGCACAGCTACTATGCCCCGGTAGGCGAGTACACCATTGCGGAAGCAGTTTACCCGGCGCCATTTAGTGCCGCGGTGCAGCACCGCAACTTCTACGCGGTGCAGTTCCACACCGAGAAAAGCGGCCCAGTAGGTACCCGCATCCTTCAGAACTTTTTGGCGCTCTAA
- the hisB gene encoding bifunctional histidinol-phosphatase/imidazoleglycerol-phosphate dehydratase HisB, whose amino-acid sequence MKKVLFIDRDGTILVEPQPNQQVDSFDKFQFLPGAISNLARIARELDYELVLVTNQDGLGTASFPEDTFWPCQNLMLDILRGEGVEFVRSHIDRSFAHENLPTRKPGIGMLTEYLDAANGYDLPNSYVLGDRITDVQLAENLGCQSILISDELRDDRAALTTTSWDAIYQFLRLPARKAVVQRDTNETKIRVELNLDGSGKHSIKTGLGFFDHMIDQLAKHSGVDMLVEVQGDLHIDEHHTIEDTAIAIGEAFNQAIGDKRGVARYGFLLPMDDSLAQAAIDFSGRPWLVWDATFKREKVGDMPTEMFYHFFKSFSDAARCNLNIKCEGDNEHHKIEAIFKAVAKATKAALQRDAAKMEIPSTKGVL is encoded by the coding sequence ATGAAAAAAGTGCTTTTCATCGACCGCGACGGTACCATTTTGGTAGAGCCGCAGCCCAACCAGCAGGTCGATAGTTTCGATAAGTTTCAGTTTTTGCCGGGGGCCATCAGCAACCTGGCGCGCATCGCTCGCGAGCTTGACTACGAGTTGGTGCTCGTAACAAACCAAGATGGCCTGGGCACGGCGTCGTTCCCGGAGGACACCTTCTGGCCTTGCCAAAACCTGATGCTCGACATTTTGCGCGGCGAAGGGGTGGAGTTTGTGCGTAGCCACATCGACCGCAGCTTCGCGCACGAAAACCTGCCGACGCGCAAGCCCGGCATTGGCATGCTTACGGAGTACCTCGATGCGGCCAACGGTTACGACCTGCCGAACTCCTACGTGCTCGGCGACCGGATTACCGACGTGCAGCTAGCCGAGAACCTAGGTTGCCAATCCATCCTGATCAGCGACGAACTCCGCGACGACCGCGCGGCACTGACGACAACTAGCTGGGATGCGATATACCAGTTTCTGCGTTTGCCCGCTCGCAAGGCCGTGGTACAACGCGACACGAACGAAACGAAAATTCGGGTGGAGCTGAACCTCGACGGCAGCGGGAAGCACAGCATAAAAACGGGCCTCGGATTTTTTGACCACATGATTGATCAGCTGGCCAAGCACAGCGGCGTCGATATGCTGGTAGAGGTACAAGGCGACTTGCACATCGACGAACACCACACGATTGAAGACACTGCCATTGCCATCGGCGAAGCGTTCAACCAAGCCATCGGCGACAAGCGTGGAGTAGCTCGGTACGGCTTCTTGCTACCCATGGATGACTCGTTGGCGCAAGCGGCTATCGATTTTTCGGGCCGCCCATGGCTGGTGTGGGATGCCACGTTCAAGCGCGAAAAAGTAGGAGACATGCCTACCGAAATGTTTTACCATTTCTTTAAAAGCTTCTCCGACGCAGCCCGCTGCAACCTCAATATAAAGTGCGAGGGCGACAACGAGCACCATAAGATTGAGGCCATCTTTAAGGCAGTAGCCAAAGCAACGAAAGCTGCACTGCAGCGTGATGCTGCTAAGATGGAAATACCTAGCACCAAAGGCGTTCTGTAG
- the hisC gene encoding histidinol-phosphate transaminase: MLIEVILHSSFFIRPSLMNLDSLIRPNIRAMKPYASARDEFQGTAQVMLDANENSLGSVGPQAFNRYPDPLQRAVKAEVAKLKHVRPEQIFLGNGSDEAIDLLLRLTCVPGQDSIAILPPTYGMYEVAANLNDVAIERIPLTGDFQLSAEVINKVLASDAKVVFLCSPNNPTGNLLHQDAIEQILRGFRGIVVVDEAYVDFADAPSWTTRLDEFANLVVLQTFSKAWGMAGLRLGMAFASAELIGYLNKIKPPYNISEATQQHAFAGLRDAARFEQMRQELLTGRAWLQQQLPAVGIVEEVFPSDANFLLVRFRPDATAVYEYLLGKGIVVRNRTTQPGCAGCLRLTVGTPAENEQLLEALQQFA; this comes from the coding sequence ATGCTTATTGAAGTAATTCTTCATTCCTCCTTCTTCATTCGTCCTTCTCTAATGAACCTCGACTCACTCATACGGCCCAACATCCGGGCCATGAAACCCTACGCTTCGGCCCGCGACGAATTTCAGGGCACGGCGCAGGTAATGCTGGATGCCAACGAAAACAGCCTGGGCTCGGTGGGGCCGCAGGCGTTCAACCGGTACCCCGATCCGCTGCAGCGCGCCGTGAAAGCCGAAGTAGCCAAGCTCAAGCACGTCCGTCCGGAGCAAATCTTCCTGGGCAACGGCTCCGACGAAGCCATCGACTTGCTGCTGCGCCTTACTTGCGTGCCCGGCCAGGATAGCATTGCCATTCTGCCGCCCACCTACGGCATGTACGAGGTGGCCGCAAACCTCAACGACGTGGCCATTGAGCGTATCCCGCTCACGGGCGATTTTCAGCTTTCGGCCGAGGTTATTAATAAGGTGTTGGCCTCGGATGCGAAAGTTGTTTTTCTGTGCTCGCCCAACAACCCCACCGGCAACCTGCTGCACCAGGATGCCATCGAGCAAATCCTGCGCGGCTTCCGTGGTATTGTTGTGGTTGACGAGGCTTACGTAGATTTTGCCGACGCTCCGAGCTGGACCACTCGCCTCGACGAGTTTGCCAACCTGGTGGTGCTGCAGACGTTTTCGAAGGCCTGGGGCATGGCTGGCCTGCGCCTGGGTATGGCTTTCGCATCGGCCGAGCTGATTGGCTACCTCAACAAGATCAAGCCTCCTTACAATATCTCGGAGGCTACGCAACAGCATGCGTTTGCTGGCCTGCGCGACGCGGCCCGCTTTGAGCAAATGCGGCAAGAACTCCTGACCGGCCGCGCGTGGTTGCAGCAGCAGCTGCCTGCAGTAGGCATTGTGGAAGAAGTGTTTCCATCCGATGCCAACTTCTTGCTCGTCCGCTTCCGGCCCGATGCCACTGCCGTGTATGAGTACCTGCTCGGCAAAGGCATCGTGGTGCGCAACCGCACTACCCAGCCAGGCTGCGCGGGTTGCCTGCGCCTGACGGTGGGCACGCCCGCCGAGAATGAGCAACTGCTCGAAGCCCTGCAGCAGTTTGCCTAG
- the hisD gene encoding histidinol dehydrogenase, whose translation MQIIQYPSPAEWAALQQRPAQGEAKQVEQRVREIFDDVRQRGDEALLHYAAVLDGATLGSLRVSPGEVRAAIAQVPADLQAAIRQAYQNIERFHAAQREGELRLETMPGVECWRRSVPVQRVGLYIPGGTAPLFSTLLMLGVPARLAGCPEIVLCTPPGKDGSVNPVILFTAELLGIDTIVKAGGAQAVAALTGGTTSVPAVDKIFGPGNRYVTAAKQLAAQRGVAIDMPAGPSEVLVIADETANPVFVAADLLSQAEHGPDSQVVLLSNSPRVLEQVTAEVQRQLAELPRHEVAALALRESRAILLRTSEEMLLFSNQYAPEHLILAVENAEAMAAGVTSAGSVFLGHLTPEAAGDYASGTNHTLPTNGYARNYSGVSLDSFVKKITFQRITPAGLRALGPVVEAMAEAEGLRAHARAVTLRLASLKEE comes from the coding sequence ATGCAAATCATTCAATATCCTTCGCCGGCTGAGTGGGCTGCTTTGCAGCAGCGCCCGGCCCAAGGCGAAGCGAAGCAGGTGGAGCAGCGGGTGCGTGAAATTTTCGACGACGTGCGCCAACGCGGCGACGAGGCGTTGCTGCACTACGCCGCCGTGCTCGACGGAGCAACCCTAGGTAGCCTGCGCGTTTCGCCCGGCGAGGTGCGCGCGGCCATTGCCCAAGTACCCGCCGACTTGCAAGCCGCCATTCGGCAGGCCTACCAGAATATCGAACGTTTTCACGCGGCCCAGCGCGAGGGCGAGCTGCGCCTCGAAACCATGCCCGGCGTGGAGTGCTGGCGCCGCTCGGTGCCGGTGCAGCGGGTGGGCTTGTACATACCCGGCGGCACGGCGCCCTTGTTCAGCACCTTGCTGATGCTGGGCGTGCCCGCGCGCCTGGCCGGATGCCCCGAAATTGTGTTGTGCACGCCCCCCGGCAAAGACGGCTCCGTTAACCCCGTCATCTTGTTCACGGCTGAGCTGCTCGGCATCGATACCATCGTTAAAGCCGGGGGCGCCCAAGCCGTAGCCGCACTCACGGGCGGCACCACCAGCGTACCGGCCGTCGATAAGATTTTCGGCCCGGGCAACCGCTACGTAACGGCCGCCAAACAGCTCGCCGCGCAGCGCGGCGTGGCCATCGACATGCCCGCTGGGCCCTCGGAGGTGCTGGTAATTGCCGACGAAACCGCGAATCCCGTGTTCGTGGCGGCCGATTTGCTGAGCCAGGCCGAGCACGGGCCCGATTCGCAAGTGGTGTTGCTGTCCAACTCGCCGCGCGTGCTCGAGCAAGTAACGGCCGAGGTACAACGCCAGTTGGCCGAGTTGCCCCGGCACGAAGTAGCGGCATTGGCCTTGCGCGAAAGCCGCGCCATTTTGCTGCGCACCTCCGAGGAAATGCTGCTGTTCTCGAACCAGTACGCGCCCGAGCACTTGATTCTGGCCGTTGAAAACGCCGAGGCCATGGCCGCGGGCGTAACCAGCGCTGGCTCGGTGTTCCTAGGTCACCTCACGCCCGAGGCGGCTGGCGACTATGCCTCGGGTACCAACCACACGCTGCCCACCAACGGCTACGCCCGCAACTACAGCGGCGTATCGCTCGACTCGTTCGTGAAGAAAATAACCTTCCAGCGCATCACGCCAGCCGGTCTACGGGCCCTAGGCCCCGTTGTCGAAGCCATGGCCGAGGCCGAAGGCTTGCGCGCCCACGCCCGAGCAGTAACGCTGCGCTTGGCTTCGCTGAAGGAAGAATGA
- the hisG gene encoding ATP phosphoribosyltransferase: MIRLAIQKSGRLSEDSLSLIRECGISFVSSSYKLKTEATNFPLEILYLRDDDIPGYVQDGVADLGVVGQNVLVEAGLPELEVEPLGFSKCRLSLAVPRGEAYASVADLQGKNIATSYPQILGTYLAGHGVQANLHTISGSVEIAPSIGLADAICDIVSSGSTLLGNGLREVETVFRSEAVLIANRALSAEKQALLEQLQFRMQAVRRARRNKYIVLNAPVASLDAVKALLPGIKSPTVTPLAEQGWVSVQSVVNEDDFWHVTDQLKAVGAEGILVLPIEKMIS; this comes from the coding sequence ATGATCCGTCTGGCAATCCAGAAATCGGGCCGCCTCAGCGAAGACTCTTTGTCGTTGATTCGCGAGTGTGGCATTAGCTTCGTTAGCAGCTCGTACAAGCTCAAAACCGAAGCCACCAATTTTCCCCTCGAAATTTTATACCTGCGCGACGACGACATTCCTGGCTACGTGCAGGATGGCGTGGCCGACCTAGGCGTGGTAGGCCAGAACGTGCTGGTAGAAGCCGGCCTGCCCGAGCTGGAAGTGGAACCCCTAGGTTTCAGCAAGTGCCGCTTGTCGTTGGCGGTGCCGCGCGGCGAGGCCTACGCCTCAGTAGCCGACCTGCAGGGCAAGAACATTGCCACCTCGTACCCGCAAATCCTAGGTACTTACCTCGCCGGCCACGGCGTGCAGGCCAACCTGCACACCATCAGCGGCTCCGTGGAAATTGCGCCGAGCATTGGCCTGGCCGATGCCATCTGCGACATTGTATCGTCGGGCTCCACGCTGTTGGGCAACGGCTTGCGCGAAGTAGAAACGGTGTTCCGCTCCGAGGCCGTATTGATTGCCAACCGCGCATTGTCGGCCGAAAAACAAGCCCTGCTGGAACAGCTGCAGTTTCGGATGCAGGCCGTGCGCCGCGCGCGCCGCAACAAGTACATTGTGCTAAACGCCCCCGTAGCGTCGCTCGATGCCGTGAAGGCGCTGCTGCCCGGCATCAAGTCGCCCACGGTTACGCCACTGGCTGAGCAAGGCTGGGTTTCGGTGCAATCGGTGGTAAATGAGGACGACTTCTGGCATGTTACGGATCAGCTGAAAGCCGTGGGTGCCGAAGGCATTCTGGTGCTGCCCATCGAGAAGATGATTAGTTAG
- a CDS encoding DUF2911 domain-containing protein → MSRVLCFFLAFVLCISVAQAQQFTLPQASPHAFVSQTVGLTEIAVDYHTPAVRNRAIWGQLVPYDQVWRAGANENTIISFTDSVRIGNQTVPAGKYSLFVLPSAEHDWQFILNKVTTHWGAEGYDAKEDQVRVPVMPEQSTMHETLVYWFSDVRPNSAKLNLSWEQKTISVTIRTNVHAKVLNAMQAALTERPNDPQLLAQAADYLIQNRMEAELALRYINRAIELNDSYTNNWLKARLMAQKEDYLTAVEIARRAIKMGDKDDESFKHQLPNMRLALTEWQSKAY, encoded by the coding sequence ATGTCGCGCGTATTGTGTTTTTTTCTGGCGTTTGTGTTGTGTATATCGGTTGCCCAGGCGCAGCAGTTTACCCTGCCGCAGGCCAGCCCGCATGCTTTCGTCAGCCAAACCGTAGGCCTCACCGAAATAGCCGTCGATTACCACACCCCCGCCGTGCGCAACCGCGCCATTTGGGGGCAGCTGGTGCCCTACGACCAGGTGTGGCGCGCCGGGGCCAACGAAAACACCATCATCTCCTTTACCGATTCGGTGCGCATCGGCAACCAAACCGTGCCGGCCGGCAAGTACTCGCTGTTTGTGCTGCCCTCGGCCGAGCACGACTGGCAGTTTATCCTGAACAAGGTAACCACCCACTGGGGCGCCGAGGGCTACGACGCCAAAGAAGACCAAGTGCGCGTGCCGGTAATGCCCGAGCAAAGCACCATGCACGAAACGCTGGTGTACTGGTTTTCCGACGTGCGGCCCAACTCGGCCAAGCTCAACCTTTCGTGGGAGCAAAAAACCATTTCCGTTACCATCCGCACCAACGTGCACGCCAAGGTGCTCAACGCCATGCAGGCGGCCCTCACGGAGCGCCCCAACGATCCGCAACTGCTGGCCCAAGCCGCCGATTACCTTATCCAGAACCGCATGGAAGCCGAACTGGCCCTGCGCTACATCAACCGCGCCATCGAGCTCAACGACAGCTACACCAACAATTGGCTGAAGGCTCGCCTCATGGCGCAGAAAGAAGACTACCTCACGGCCGTTGAAATTGCCCGCCGCGCCATTAAAATGGGCGACAAAGACGATGAATCGTTTAAGCACCAATTGCCCAACATGCGCCTGGCGCTAACCGAATGGCAGTCGAAAGCCTACTAG
- a CDS encoding TonB-dependent receptor produces MGASRRRRKRVWPVVVVRGLLCLPAAAAVSVTAGFAQQQPAARIELRGTVTEANGQPLEQVAIAVEGQAAGANTNASGEFRLTATRPANGRPLVLVLRRLGYTTLRRTIQPQELTDGRAALRLTLQSSARTIDNVTVRGQRGEDTREQISLTQLDPRAIKEVPSAFGDFNKVLTTLPGVVANNELTSTYSVRGGNYDENLVYVNGIEIYRPFLVTAAQQEGLSFVNPDLVERVDFTSGGWQPRFGDKLSSVLNIEYKQPQRNAASVTGSLVGGAAHVESVSKSGRVSYLAGARYKNAQYVLRSLRSAQGAYDPTFLDGQVYVRAGLGPQGDMQRTSLGLLASAARNNFRFAPQSGQVTFSTGTNEFQRLFIGYAGYERMQYDTYQGGLNLTHHFTPKLSGELIAGGLLTREWEFRDVEAAYRLADIDRDPSSRTFNQAVRQRDIGSRFDHSRNRLNAWIASLEARATYQPTERHTLRFGLKGGRENIDDRLDEYTFVDSADFVPVQRFTRLRTDLNLESARVQGYGQHTWRLDSLRTLTYGVRLHYWSVNNQLAVSPRVQYSAISRRNPRLSYKAAAGLYYQPPFYRELRNQVGVLNRDLKAQRSVHFIAGSEYRLKAAGRPFQLTTEAYFKYLTDVVPYDVDNVRLRYFGQNLATAYAAGFDARFSGEFVRGAESWFSLGVLTTRENLRGDVITQYDSLGNVIGQKEKGYIRRPSDQRLNLGIFFQDHLPDNPSVRGYVNVVFGTGLPFSPPGLPELRGTSKLTRSYKRVDLGFSKVLSLRTDQQRRFYEPESIWMGLEVLNVLAANNVAGYSYIQDLNGTTYGVPNYLSQRVINLRVIARF; encoded by the coding sequence ATGGGCGCAAGTCGTCGTCGTCGAAAGCGCGTGTGGCCGGTAGTGGTGGTGCGGGGTTTGTTGTGCTTGCCAGCTGCGGCTGCGGTATCGGTTACGGCGGGTTTTGCGCAGCAGCAGCCGGCTGCACGCATCGAGCTGAGAGGCACCGTGACCGAGGCCAACGGCCAGCCACTGGAGCAAGTAGCCATTGCCGTTGAAGGCCAGGCCGCCGGGGCCAACACCAACGCATCCGGCGAGTTTCGATTAACGGCAACGCGCCCTGCCAACGGCCGGCCGCTGGTGCTGGTATTGCGCCGCCTAGGGTACACCACGCTGCGCCGCACCATTCAGCCGCAAGAGCTAACCGACGGCCGGGCTGCGCTGCGCCTCACGCTGCAAAGCAGTGCCCGCACCATTGATAACGTAACGGTGCGCGGCCAACGCGGCGAAGACACGCGCGAGCAAATCAGCCTTACGCAACTCGATCCGCGGGCCATCAAAGAAGTGCCCTCGGCGTTCGGCGACTTCAACAAAGTGCTGACGACGCTGCCGGGCGTAGTGGCCAACAACGAGCTAACGAGCACGTACTCGGTGCGCGGCGGCAACTACGACGAAAACCTGGTTTACGTCAACGGTATCGAGATTTATCGGCCGTTTTTGGTAACGGCCGCGCAGCAAGAGGGCCTGAGCTTTGTGAACCCCGATTTGGTGGAGCGGGTCGATTTTACATCGGGCGGGTGGCAGCCGCGCTTCGGCGACAAGCTGTCGTCGGTGCTCAACATCGAGTACAAGCAGCCGCAACGCAATGCCGCATCGGTAACGGGCAGTTTGGTAGGCGGGGCAGCCCACGTCGAGTCGGTTTCGAAGTCGGGGCGGGTAAGCTACTTGGCTGGGGCGCGCTACAAAAACGCCCAGTACGTGCTGCGTTCGTTGCGCAGCGCCCAGGGCGCCTACGACCCAACCTTCCTAGACGGGCAAGTGTACGTGCGGGCGGGCCTAGGTCCGCAGGGCGATATGCAGCGCACCAGCTTGGGGCTGCTGGCCTCGGCCGCGCGCAACAACTTTCGGTTTGCGCCTCAAAGCGGCCAGGTTACATTCAGCACCGGCACCAACGAGTTTCAGCGCTTGTTTATCGGGTACGCCGGCTACGAGCGCATGCAGTACGATACGTACCAAGGCGGCCTGAACCTGACGCACCACTTTACGCCCAAGCTCAGCGGCGAGCTGATTGCCGGCGGACTGCTCACGCGCGAATGGGAGTTTCGGGATGTGGAAGCCGCGTACCGTTTGGCCGATATCGACCGCGACCCTAGCTCGCGCACCTTCAACCAAGCCGTGCGCCAACGCGACATCGGCTCGCGCTTCGACCACTCGCGCAACCGCCTCAACGCCTGGATTGCCAGCCTCGAGGCGCGCGCAACGTACCAGCCCACGGAGCGGCACACGCTGCGCTTCGGCCTGAAGGGCGGGCGCGAAAACATCGACGACCGCCTCGACGAGTACACCTTTGTGGATTCGGCCGACTTTGTGCCGGTGCAACGTTTTACCCGCCTGCGCACCGATTTGAACCTGGAGTCGGCGCGGGTGCAGGGCTACGGGCAGCACACCTGGCGGCTCGATTCGCTGCGTACGCTCACCTACGGCGTGCGCCTGCATTATTGGTCCGTCAACAACCAGCTTGCGGTAAGCCCCCGGGTGCAGTATTCGGCCATCAGCCGCCGCAACCCGCGGTTGTCGTACAAAGCGGCTGCGGGCTTGTACTACCAGCCGCCGTTTTACCGCGAGTTGCGCAACCAGGTGGGCGTGCTCAACCGCGACCTGAAGGCCCAACGCTCCGTGCATTTCATCGCAGGGAGCGAATACCGCCTAAAAGCCGCCGGCCGGCCGTTTCAGCTAACCACCGAAGCGTACTTCAAGTACCTCACCGACGTCGTACCGTACGATGTCGACAACGTGCGCCTGCGTTACTTCGGCCAAAACCTGGCTACGGCCTACGCGGCTGGCTTCGATGCGCGCTTCAGCGGCGAGTTTGTGCGCGGGGCCGAGTCGTGGTTTAGCCTGGGGGTGCTGACTACCCGCGAAAACCTGCGTGGCGACGTCATCACGCAGTACGACTCCCTAGGTAACGTAATCGGCCAGAAGGAAAAGGGCTACATCCGGCGGCCCAGCGACCAGCGCCTGAACCTGGGCATCTTTTTCCAGGACCACCTGCCCGACAACCCCTCGGTGCGCGGCTACGTGAACGTGGTGTTTGGTACCGGTTTGCCGTTCAGCCCGCCCGGGTTGCCCGAGCTGCGCGGCACCAGCAAGCTTACCCGCAGCTACAAGCGCGTCGACCTTGGCTTTTCCAAAGTGCTCAGTTTGCGCACCGACCAGCAGCGCCGCTTCTACGAGCCCGAAAGCATCTGGATGGGGCTGGAAGTGCTGAACGTGCTGGCCGCCAACAACGTGGCCGGCTACAGCTACATTCAGGACCTGAACGGCACCACTTACGGCGTGCCGAACTACCTGTCGCAGCGCGTTATCAACCTGCGGGTTATTGCTCGGTTTTAA
- the rpe gene encoding ribulose-phosphate 3-epimerase, whose translation MSTPRRIAPLLAPSLLAADFANLQAETERLAGSAADWLHCDIMDGRFVPNISFGIPVLEAIKRHAQQPLDVHLMIEDPQNYLEAFRNAGAEVITVHYEACPHLHRVIQQIKKLGCRAGVALNPHTPAWVLQDIAAELDLVCVMSVNPGFGGQSFIPHTLQKVAELKELLTDCGSEALIEVDGGVNQQNAVPLVEAGADVLVAGSFVFNSPDPVATLADLRAQLTAAVTANN comes from the coding sequence ATGAGTACACCTCGCCGAATTGCTCCCTTGCTGGCGCCCTCGCTGTTGGCCGCCGATTTTGCCAATCTGCAAGCCGAAACCGAGCGCCTCGCCGGCAGCGCCGCCGACTGGCTGCACTGCGACATCATGGACGGCCGGTTTGTGCCGAATATCTCGTTCGGCATTCCGGTGCTCGAGGCCATCAAGCGCCACGCCCAGCAGCCGCTCGATGTGCACCTCATGATTGAAGATCCGCAGAACTACCTCGAGGCGTTTCGCAATGCCGGCGCCGAGGTGATTACGGTGCACTACGAAGCGTGCCCGCACCTGCACCGCGTCATTCAGCAAATCAAAAAGCTGGGATGCCGCGCGGGCGTTGCCCTGAACCCGCACACGCCGGCTTGGGTGCTGCAGGATATCGCGGCCGAGCTGGACTTGGTATGCGTGATGTCGGTGAACCCGGGTTTTGGCGGGCAGAGCTTTATTCCGCACACCTTGCAAAAAGTAGCCGAGCTAAAAGAGCTGCTGACCGATTGCGGTTCCGAAGCCCTGATTGAAGTGGATGGCGGCGTAAACCAACAAAACGCCGTACCGCTGGTGGAAGCTGGCGCCGATGTGCTGGTGGCCGGTTCGTTTGTCTTCAACTCGCCCGACCCGGTGGCCACGCTGGCCGATTTGCGGGCGCAGCTAACCGCAGCCGTTACGGCCAATAATTAA